In a genomic window of Roseiflexus castenholzii DSM 13941:
- a CDS encoding GNAT family N-acetyltransferase, whose product MPKRGDIIIRSAETPAELHAFFRLAAETFALNALHSATRWQQHVECAPDYVPGQVRCAFVATTLVGGYILYERSMRVGFVTIPTGCFASLVTHPDWRGCGVATALMHDALARAIERRLGLILLDGIAGFYGRFGYVDVLDTTRHIINRAHLAAMPRSPYTVRPATLDDAPVLRDLYEQHYAGYCGSFVRTIARQRHDLALRLEENPQCLAYDDDGQACGYLILPSRAPGNRAIEAAADNWHAALALLQYHASIAREAAEIDWSLPPDSPTFYALADHLNLTSRSVHHPDEGWMARSAHLLTLLDCIRPLLDARRRSSGGAAFQLQIRDADVSLIVGEEANAPDLPTVALTPQALVQLLFGFRPAHWIARSPGMRIAPTILPTLDAIFPTGHAWIAGSDAF is encoded by the coding sequence ATGCCCAAACGCGGTGACATTATCATCCGTTCCGCCGAGACGCCTGCCGAACTCCATGCGTTCTTCCGGCTCGCAGCGGAGACATTCGCTCTCAACGCGCTCCATAGCGCCACGCGCTGGCAACAGCACGTCGAGTGCGCACCGGACTATGTTCCCGGACAGGTGCGTTGCGCCTTTGTCGCAACCACGCTGGTCGGCGGCTATATTCTGTATGAACGCAGCATGCGGGTCGGCTTCGTGACTATTCCAACCGGATGCTTCGCCAGTCTCGTCACCCATCCAGACTGGCGCGGTTGCGGGGTTGCCACGGCGCTGATGCACGATGCTCTGGCACGCGCAATCGAACGGCGTTTGGGGTTGATTCTGCTCGATGGCATCGCTGGCTTCTATGGCCGCTTCGGATACGTGGACGTTCTCGATACCACGCGCCATATCATTAACCGGGCGCACCTTGCTGCGATGCCCAGGAGTCCATACACGGTGCGTCCGGCGACACTGGATGATGCGCCGGTATTGCGCGACCTGTATGAACAGCACTATGCTGGCTACTGTGGCAGTTTTGTGCGCACTATCGCGCGGCAGCGCCACGATCTGGCGTTGCGACTGGAGGAGAATCCGCAATGCCTGGCATACGATGATGACGGGCAGGCATGCGGGTATCTGATCCTGCCGTCGCGAGCGCCGGGCAACCGTGCGATTGAAGCCGCCGCCGATAACTGGCACGCCGCACTGGCGCTGCTCCAGTACCACGCCAGCATTGCCAGGGAAGCGGCAGAGATCGACTGGTCTCTGCCGCCTGACTCGCCGACATTCTATGCCCTTGCCGATCATCTGAACCTGACGAGCCGTTCCGTTCACCATCCCGATGAGGGATGGATGGCGCGCTCTGCACACCTGCTAACGTTGCTCGACTGCATCAGGCCACTGCTCGATGCGCGACGCCGGTCATCTGGCGGCGCAGCGTTCCAATTACAGATCAGAGACGCCGATGTATCGTTGATTGTGGGAGAAGAAGCCAATGCGCCGGACCTGCCAACAGTCGCGCTGACACCGCAAGCGCTCGTGCAACTACTGTTCGGCTTTCGTCCGGCGCACTGGATTGCTCGTTCCCCTGGCATGCGCATTGCGCCGACGATTCTGCCGACACTCGACGCAATCTTTCCGACAGGTCACGCCTGGATTGCCGGGTCTGACGCATTTTGA
- a CDS encoding M16 family metallopeptidase produces the protein MHTYPSSPQCHLLPGGLCVLIEPLPHMRSVSVGCFVGVGAGHEERHESGIAHFIEHMLFKGAQRHPSPKLIADAIEGIGGILDAYTSFESTVYYAKVADIYFDRAIDVLSDMLTAPRFDPLDVEKERRVIAEELHQTEDTPSELVHLLLDAAMWGDQPLGRDIAGSEETIAGLTVEQIVAFWRMHYTRRNMVISIAGHVDPQRALDAVAAAFDTLPEGAPGVFLPSKPPLPGPALTLRCDDNEQGNFCIGFRGVAYTDPDRRALLALDTVVGSGPSSRLFQAIREERGLAYNIGSYSREHHDTGKWVVFGSVEPPNLRECLATVMAELRRVRNEGITADELAQVKEQVKGGILLSLEDTWAIASRNGAHQLRYGRVIPIEQVVAEVETVSREDVLRVAQRVVRDEHLHMAVIGPYDDAADLKELLTVEQSA, from the coding sequence ATGCATACCTATCCATCGTCTCCACAGTGTCATCTCTTGCCGGGCGGGCTGTGCGTGTTGATCGAGCCATTGCCTCATATGCGTTCGGTATCGGTCGGCTGTTTCGTTGGCGTCGGCGCCGGTCATGAGGAGCGGCACGAAAGCGGCATTGCGCATTTCATTGAGCACATGCTGTTCAAAGGCGCCCAACGCCACCCATCGCCCAAACTCATTGCCGATGCTATCGAGGGCATCGGCGGAATCCTGGATGCCTATACCAGTTTTGAGTCGACGGTCTACTATGCCAAGGTGGCCGACATCTATTTTGACCGCGCGATTGATGTGCTCTCCGACATGCTGACGGCGCCGCGCTTTGATCCGCTCGATGTCGAGAAAGAGCGGCGCGTTATTGCGGAAGAACTGCATCAGACCGAAGACACGCCTTCGGAACTGGTGCATCTGTTGCTCGACGCGGCCATGTGGGGGGATCAACCACTTGGACGGGACATCGCCGGCAGCGAAGAGACGATTGCGGGATTGACTGTCGAACAGATCGTCGCCTTCTGGCGCATGCACTACACCAGAAGAAACATGGTCATTTCGATCGCGGGTCATGTCGATCCGCAACGCGCTCTTGATGCGGTCGCTGCCGCGTTTGATACCCTTCCCGAAGGAGCGCCGGGAGTCTTTCTGCCCAGCAAGCCGCCGCTTCCCGGTCCGGCATTAACGCTGCGCTGCGATGACAATGAACAGGGAAACTTCTGCATTGGCTTTCGCGGCGTGGCATACACCGACCCGGATCGCCGCGCGCTGCTGGCGCTCGACACGGTCGTGGGCAGCGGTCCGTCGTCGCGCCTGTTCCAGGCAATCCGCGAAGAGCGAGGATTAGCATATAACATTGGGAGTTATAGTCGCGAACATCACGATACCGGAAAGTGGGTCGTTTTCGGCAGCGTCGAGCCACCAAACCTGCGTGAGTGCCTGGCAACCGTCATGGCTGAACTGCGGCGCGTGCGCAATGAGGGGATTACTGCCGATGAACTCGCGCAAGTCAAGGAACAGGTAAAAGGCGGTATTCTTCTTTCACTCGAAGATACATGGGCGATTGCATCACGCAATGGCGCCCATCAACTGCGCTATGGGCGCGTGATTCCGATTGAGCAGGTAGTCGCCGAAGTTGAAACTGTATCTCGTGAGGACGTACTGCGAGTCGCACAACGCGTCGTGCGCGACGAGCATCTGCACATGGCGGTCATCGGTCCATACGATGATGCTGCTGACCTTAAAGAACTCCTGACAGTGGAGCAATCAGCGTGA
- a CDS encoding PIG-L deacetylase family protein: MTDEPKRALVIGAHPDDNEFGAGGTIAKLADQGWDITFIIATNGNKGSHDPAMSSFRLSEIREQEQRAAAEVLGVRRVIFLRNNDGELEPSPALRAEFALYIRHFKPHAIYTHDPWKHYMLHPDHRAVGFAVIEAVVSARDHLFMPGLGQIGIGVWRPEALYLWGAEQPDYAEDVSDYVDRKIAALREHHTQLDEVQGWEERVRQRMAEAGKEHGFAAAEMFKKLPV; encoded by the coding sequence ATGACCGACGAACCCAAACGCGCGCTTGTGATTGGCGCCCATCCCGACGACAATGAGTTCGGCGCCGGTGGAACCATCGCCAAACTTGCCGATCAGGGATGGGACATCACGTTCATCATCGCCACGAATGGCAACAAAGGCAGCCACGATCCGGCGATGTCATCGTTTCGCCTGTCGGAAATTCGCGAGCAGGAGCAGCGCGCCGCCGCCGAAGTGCTCGGAGTGCGCCGCGTGATCTTCCTGCGTAACAACGATGGTGAACTTGAACCGTCTCCGGCATTGCGCGCCGAATTCGCTCTCTACATTCGCCATTTCAAACCGCATGCGATCTACACTCACGATCCCTGGAAACATTATATGTTGCACCCTGACCATCGCGCCGTCGGCTTCGCCGTGATCGAGGCAGTCGTTAGCGCGCGCGACCACCTGTTCATGCCGGGGTTGGGACAGATCGGCATTGGCGTCTGGCGGCCCGAGGCGCTCTACCTGTGGGGCGCCGAGCAGCCGGACTACGCCGAAGATGTCTCGGACTACGTGGACCGGAAGATTGCCGCGTTGCGCGAGCATCACACGCAACTGGACGAGGTTCAGGGTTGGGAAGAGCGGGTGCGTCAGCGCATGGCAGAAGCGGGCAAAGAACACGGTTTTGCCGCAGCCGAGATGTTCAAGAAACTTCCGGTGTAA